The sequence below is a genomic window from Peromyscus maniculatus bairdii isolate BWxNUB_F1_BW_parent chromosome 17, HU_Pman_BW_mat_3.1, whole genome shotgun sequence.
GTGGGTGGGTCTGGAGGAACTCAAAAGCCCAGAATCCGGTGAGAATTCAGACAGTAATGACTGAACTTATGAGGTATTGACTGTGTCCATGAGGTAACGACTGAGTCCATGAGGTAATGACTGTGCTCATGAGGTAATGACTGTGCTCATGAGGTAACGACTGTGTCCATGAGGTAATGACTGTGTCCATGAGGTAATGATTGTGTCCATGAGGTAATGACTGTGTCCATGAGGTAATGATTGTGTCCATGAGGTAATGACTGTGTCCATGAGGTAATGACTGTGTCCATGAGGTAATGACTGTGTCCATGAGGTAATGACTGTGTCCATGAGGTAATGACTGTACCTATGAGGTAATGGCTGTGCCCATGAGGTAATGACTGTGTCCATGAGGTAATGACTGTGCTCATGAGGTAATGACTGTGCCCATGAGGTAATGACTGTGTCCATGAGGTAATGACTGTGCTCATGAGGTAATGACTGTGTCCATGAGGTAATGACTGTGCCCATGAGGTAATGACTGTGTCCATAAGTCTTTAGATGGGAAAAAACACTGCTGGTAGTTGGAGTAGAGGCCACCTGTTCTATGGAATTTTCCTCCAAATTGCAACATTCCTTCCAAATTGAAACATTtgctgtaactagagttttcctgcctggcccacagtcaggacaaatgtctgtcacccgccagtcccacagccgctcagacccaaccaagtaaacacagagacttatattgcttacaaactgtatggccgtggcaggcttcttgctaactgttcttacagcttaaattaatccatttccataaatctataccttgccacgtggcttgtggcttacccgcatcttcacatggtgcttgtcatggtggcggctggcagtgactctttccgccttcctgttctctcagttctcctctctgttagtcccgcccatacttcctgcctggccactggccaatcagtgttttatttattgaccagtcagagcaatttgacatacagaccatcccacagcatttgctccagaaagaaaagcagagctcAAGAGCCTCAGGGGAACAGAAGACATGTCtgatgtctgtggtggtattttctGACTGTTAATTGATGCAGAAGAGCCCAGACCACTGAGGGCGGCACCATCCCTACACAGGTGGACCCAAGCAGGCTAAGAAAGACAGATAAATACAAGCTGGTGAGGAAACCAGAGTGAGCCAGCGGGCAGTGTTCCTCcatagttcctgcctccaggttcctgcttgagttcctgcctcgacttccctcattggtggactgtgacctggaagtataagtcagagttgcctttggtcagggtgttttttttttttttttttttttttttttttttttttttttttttttatcacagtaacattAAAACTAGAACAGGATCAGGCCATGAAATAGTGATGCACCCCAAAGACTGAGTccttctacatcaattaacaatcaagatgaCGCCCCGCAGGCACGCCTGTACTGATGAGTCTTAGAGATTCAGGTCCAAGTCGCTCACTGCCCTCTGGAGTTCCCATAAACAGCCTTCACAAGGCCAAGTCTGCACTAAGTCTCTGTGACTCTGGGGATCCACAGTCCCAGGCTCAGGTCTCAGCCATGCTGCTTGCTATGTGGAAAACGGTGAGGTATACAACTGTTTCCATCTGGAAGACAGGATGGAGGAGAACCCGGGATAATCTGGTATTCAGGGTGCTGGGGGGATGGCGCAGTCAGTGAGGTGCTTGGTGCACAAgcgtgaccccagcactggggaggtgcaGACAGCTGGGTCCCCGGAGCTCACGGGCTCACCAGCCTAGCCCAGTTGGTGAgtctcaggccagtgagagattctgtctcaagaaaacaaagttggggctggtgagatgacgcatcaggtaaaggtgattgctgccaagcctggcgatctgagttcaattccagggatccacacggtggaaggagagaaccaactcctgcaagttatcctctgaccgcTACAATGTACACCATAGGACTTGATGTcccacaaataaatagaaagtaacaaaaaattaaaaaaaaaataaaacaaattagatgatacctgaggttgacctctggcctccatactcacacacacatgatcatgtgcacacatgtgcacacacacaagcatgcacacaaggcaaaataaaataaaataaaataaaataaaataaaataaaataaaatacagtgtttAGGATCCGAAGTGAGGATACATCTTCTGTCCCAAGACTCATGATGGGGGACCGGGGCAAGGCTCAGCAGTGTGGATGAAGTCCTGGATGGAATCCCCGGGACTCCCCGTGGCTCCCTACCCTACTTGTTATCTCTGGCAACCCAGAGAAGCAAACACCAGGTGGGTCCTTTTCTTCTATAGATCCAGAGCTCGGAGGAAGGGCTCCTGTACGTCCAGAGCCTGGTGCGGACCTTCAGGGATGTGTGCtgctggtgggtggggccatgGCAACCCGTCATCCGCATATTCCACCCTGCCTTCATCAAGCCTGTGCTCTTGGCTCCAGGTAGACACCATGCTGGTCCCAGCTTGCACACTCATGAGTCTCAGGTGACCTCAGTGTGGCCAGGAAGGGCCGTGGTAGAAATGCCCCTGCCCTTGTCTCATTTGGACTCACCTGACTTACCTGTGGTCATTTGGCTCCTGTCTAGAGCATTCCATGTGGTATCTTTCAGATGcttctatctatctttctttctttcttttttttttttttttttctttttggtttttcgagacagggtttctctgtgtagctttgtgcctttcctggaacttgctttgtagaccaggctggccttgaactcacagagattcacctgcctctgcctcccaagtgctgggattaaaggtgtgcgccaccaacgcctggcagGCTTCTATCTTTCTGGTGTGTGCTGTTCTCTGGCTGCGCCTGGTTCCCACCCGGGTTTATATGACAATGGTTTTCTCTGGGGCCACAGACAATTGGGACATGTTGGCTTCTGACTGGCTCTCCTCTGAGGTGTTGTTAGAAACTGTCTTTTTCTCCTGACTGTGTCTATGTCTTGCTTGGAGTGTCTGAAGTCTGGGACCAGGGGCTTTCAGAGATAGAATTGagacagaactttttttttaaagcagttttgtttttaaatttatttatttatttatttattaagtatacagtgttctgtctgcatgtatgcccacatgccagaagagggcatcagatctcattatagatggttgtgagccaccatgtggttgctgggaattgaactcaggacctctggaagagcagcctgtactcttaacctctgagccatctctccagcccagagataGAACTTTTGAGAAAAATCTGAGTAATGTTGATGCCTGTGTAGGTTACATCAGGGAAGTTAACTTTAgtgttatttttacatttatttatgtgtgcatgtgtgtgtactacaGAGCAAggttggaggtcagagaacaacttgggaaGTCATTTCTCTTCGtcccaggaatcgaactcaggtcatcaggctgagtggcaagcacctttgcctactgggccatcttgctgctCCCAAAATGAACTTTTCCCCTCTAAAACTCTATTTCCctaaacattatattttattgtattttcattgtgtagctctggctagcctggaattcactatgcagacgaggctggcctggaactcacagagttccacctgcccctctctctccagaacgctggaactaaaggcgtgctCCCTCATGCCTGGCCCAGAAATGGACTTTCAAATCTCATCCGGGGCCTGTCAGTGGGACGTGCTGAGGTGTGCTTGACCATCTGTGTCACAGTCAGGGCAGGTCACGTGTACTTCAGTCACGTTagcctatgtgtgtctgtgtgtgtcacatgACTATGCCAGGCGATGTCAGCACATGCTGGAGCAGATAGGAGCAGTGGGTCTCTATAAAGGTCTGCAGAATGTGATGCTGTGCTTGGCAGGGGAACATGTTCAGCCATGTAGTAGCTGTGTGAAGGTGTGCTGAAGTATGTGTGTCATGTCAGGCTGAGTCCTCCCTGcaccctctgcccctgcccccaacccTACCATGTGGACTTGGAGGGGAGTGTGCAGATCCCAGGCTAAGGGCCCCTCCCTCCCGCCATGGCTCCTGATGGTCCTTGTTCACACCAGCTTCAGTTGCTCCCAAGGACACAGTCTTCTACAGTTTTCTGAAGCCCTGGCTGGGTGAGTACCAACAGGTGAGGGGCTGGGAACACCCTCAGGGGCCGGGGAGCCAGGGGGCCGGGGGGCCGGGGGGCCGGGGgagctctctttgcctgctgcctTGCTGCTTTTTTAGGAGATAGCCTCTTGATGAGCGCTGGTGACAAGTGGAGCCGCCACCGGCGCATGCTGACACCCGCCTTCCATTTCAACATCCTGAAGCCATATGTGAAGATTTTCAACGCCAGCACCAACATCATGCATGTGAGTCCCTGGAACCCAGGTCCCCAGCTGGAGCCTGGGGGACAAAGGGCTGTAGACAGGTCTGGTCTCCAGTCCCTGCTCAGATGGAGGCGGTGATAAAATACccagacagaagcaacttaagggaggaagtcGCTTTGCTTCATGCTCCATCATTTGGGGGAGTCACAGTGGCAGAGGCATGCGGCGGCTAATCCCATTGCATtcgcagtcaggaagcaaagacggATGAGTGCTggcgctcagctcactttctcctttttgtacAGCCAAGGACGCCGCTGGCCTACCTGCTTTTAGGACGGACCATTGCCCTTCAGTTAACCTCAGCTTTCTAGTttctcttctgctgctgtgatagaattcccagaccccccccccccaaaaaaaaaaaaaaaagaccgagGGGAGAAAAAGTTTGTTTGGCTCAAGTCCAATCGCTGACAGTGTCATGGCCatggtcaagagcagagagaagaaacgCAAGGATCCCTGCTCACCCACAGCcagttttctcctctctgttcagTCCAGGAACCTCTGTCTAggggatggtgccactcacagtgggatGGGTTTTCCTGAAACAATTAACAGTCGAGATAATCCCCCAGACACATGTCCACAGGCTAACCTGGTCTAGAAAACACCTCATGGAgtgactctcttcccaggtgattctaactGGGTCAAGTGGACAGTCAAAACTAGCCAACACATCAGATAACCCCTTCCAGGCACGCACAGAGGGTAACCTAACACAGATAATCCCTCACAAGAATGCCCggaagcttgtctcctaggtaacTCCAGATCTTGTGAGGTTGGCAATCAACATTAATCATCACAGAGGGTTTgtatattcacatgtgtgtgcatatgaaggcCCAAGCTTGATGTTGGAAATCTTCATCCATCTCTCTCAGCCTGACTcatcaaggcagggtctctcaatcaaaccctgAGCTCATGGATACAGCTAGTCTCTCTAGCCAGCTGTACTGGGggtcctgcctcttcctcttgcatgctggaattaaaggcatgatggTCGTGCCAGGCTGGGATCTTCTGTGATAGGAAACGAGGAAGCCTGGGGTCACTGCTGCCCTCTGAGCTGCCCTTTGCAGAGACATCTGAGAAATGGCCCGGGTGAGAAACAATAGGACAGTGAATTATTGATGTTCCTAGAAAGGATTCTCATGAAcagggacagtgtgtgtgtgtgtgtgtgtgtgtgtgtgtgtgtgtgtgtgtacacctgtgtatatgtgcatgtacacctgtgtgtgcCGGGGTCCAGCCTCGGCTCAGGTTCAGGTCCTGAGGCAGGGAAGGGGCGCTGGTGCAAAGAAAACTTCTCACCACCAAGTGGATTGCACTCAAGTGGCCACAAATAGCTcaggccatctttatttatacttagaGTTTATCTTACCATGGTTACATGCCCAGCTTTATGATCagttcccattttttaatttgaagaaatGCATCATAATTTAAGGAATACATAGTGATCATTATGAAAGCCcccattgttcccctttatgcttccccaaatacaccTTCCCACCCCCTACATAGCTTTATTCTATACACAGAGTTCAGCATTTTGCAGCCTTAACTGAATTTCGAGTcagacacatcctgctctcaCAGCACTTACGTCAGCTGGCAGCTACTTGTGGTTACAAAGTTAGAAAGTAATAGACCTGGGTGCAATGCTGTAAGGGAAACAATATTCAAACACAGACAATCCtttcaagatgtatttttatACAGTTCCCTCTACTACAAGAGGgtcccatgtctcaatctctctgtaaaaggcagacCTTGAAAAAGCACCCTTGTCCCATGCCGCTGTGCCATACTTCTTCCACCAATATAAGCTCCTATGTATGGGAAGGATAGGTCCATCCATCCCACATTTTCCAGTGTATTTTTCCCTCTTAGAGCACACCAGATCCTACCAATGATTCtatgcttggtgtccagggaacttactGTCAACAGTTGGCACCATGTGTATTCCCGAGGCTTTCTCCCTAGTCTGTGTACGCATGCTCTGCTCTCCTTTCCCGAActgtgagacatggttaatgttccaagtgttgtGTTCTCATATGTACCTAACTGTCTCCATTGAGTCAGAAAAGTCCCCAGGATTGGGAGTTGTAATTAGCAATTCCAGATAAAAGATTTAAGAAGCATTAACCCCCTGCTGAATCTTGGGAAATAGTTGAAAAAGAgcagaatttccagggaaaattacagctgttgcatgtgtgactgacaaagtaaaactaaaaaccacccaaagaatcaccaatataatgagagagaaaagagcctgcaagctgcaTGAGTTTTGCAAATTCCTATGCTGTCCTGTGGAccactggtccttgccaagtgagagtcCATTTCCATGGGTGACTTGCCCTGAGGAAACCCGTTGGATAGGTAGTCATGTGCTGATCCTGGACTGGGATGCACTGCtgccaacgtgtgtgtgtgtgtgtgtgtgtgcgcgcgcgcgcgcgcgcgcgcgcgtgtgtgtaggtcagaggtcaaccttgggtaccCTTCCTTAGTTGCCACCCACCTTGCTTTTTTGACCCAGGGTCTTTCAttgcctggagctcaccacttTGGCCAAGCCGGCTAGCTGTTGAGCCCCAgcgaccctcctgtctccacgtcTCTGGGGCTAGGATTGCAGATGCACGCCACTGcgaccacctttttttttttttttttttttttttttttttttttttttttttttttttttaacatgggttctaggaattgaactcagatccttaagCTAgagtggcaagcactttcctgactgagccacaTGACCAGAAACTGGGGATATATCCACATCTCACATGCCGATTCTGTAATTATCCGCTGTCTGCTTTTGCTTTCACAAGCGTGCGAAGAGGAGGGTCGTGCTGCCCAGTAAGGGCGACCCTGAAGGCCTGACATATCAGGGAGCTTGTTCAAGTCCGCCCAGTTAAAGGAGCGATCTGTGGATGGTGGGGTACCGGTTCTCTCTTAGTATGGCACACAGCAAATCAGGTCAAATCAGGGGCTGcttcgggggggggggtcctttttGGTGACTGGGGTTGGGAAGCGGCTCAAAGTGCCAAGGCCCAGCCCATTCCTGTCCCCCTCTCTGGCCAGGCCAAGTGGCAGCGCCTAGCCTCCAAGGGAAGCGCCCGCCTGGACATGTTTGAACACATCAGCCTCATGACGCTGGACAGTCTGCAGAAGTGTGTCTTCAGCTTCAACAGCAACTGTCAGGAGTGAGTCCCTGTCCTGGCCTGGGAACATGGCCCCTAGACCCAGGGAGGGGGGACCGGCCAGAGGGAGCAGAAcggccttcctggaggaggtggctcAGACCTAGCATTGGAGGAcctgggaggggagagagtgaGTGGTCCTTCCAGGAGGTGCAATTGTTCTGATGGTGGCCTGGAGATGCAGGCTTGCACCCCGCCGTGAGGAAGATGAGGGTGTCAGGGGAGCTGGTGGCTCAGTTCTAAGGACCCTGAAAAGCTAGGCCAAGGGATGTGAACTGCGTTATGAGATTTCGAGGAAACCCCTGAAGGAGTTTGAGTTTGCAATAGTCAGATTTCTCCCACTGTGACGAAGTGTCTGAGACAATCAACGTCAagagaaaaaaggattttttgaGCCCAGGGTTTCAATCAGTGAAACCCAAGAGGCTTCAGTCAGTGATCAGCTGCCTCCTGGGATGAGGCCGTACCTCAAAGTTGGAGCATGGAGAAGAGGGGACTTTTCACAGTAAAGAGAGGGGTGGCGGAGGGTGGCGGAGGGGCTTGTCAGTCCCCACCTAGGGCTGTAGTTCCTGGGACTCCGCAGGCATGTTGTGTGACACCGTTTTCTGAGGAGATGTAAACAAACATCTTCTCACCCCAGGTAGGGAGACTGTGACAGACCCATCAGGTAGGTGGGCTAATGCGAGCGAGGTAATGTCCCTGTGGGGCTCAGGCATCACCTGATGATacacttagctttttttttttttttttggttgatggAAACTATGGTTTTAAGCTACTACATCCAAAAAGGTTTTGCTTTTtagtcacaaggatgttaggtcagaGACGGGCAAGGAATGGTGACTATTATGGGGGCTAAAGACAGTCCAAGACAAGTTGTGATTAGACTCTGCACCTGAACCATTCCAACTCTCCACAGTTACTGAAATTCTAATCAGTGAAGCAGCCTTGCCGAAGGGtcaaggccaactgggattcctTCTAGGAACTTTCTGTACACTGGTTTACTGGGCTTACTTACAAAGCACAGTGGAGGGGTTACTTTCAGGGGCACAGGGAACCCCAAAACAGCTGCACTATCACAGAGACTCACCTCATGAGGATGGAGACCTCATGGATGTACATGGAGTCTGCTGCAAGCCTCAGGAAaacgtaatggaattcagctactatcacaaaagctactacttggaaaagtcaaggacttctccaaaggtcaagccatggctcaagaagtcttggtgatattttagcttatatatatatatatatatatatatatatatatatatatatatgcatatataagctTATATATATTTAgcttatatatatgtaaatatatgtatgtatgtatatatatgatggttcctaaaatgattttcttgtgtgcttccatgaactcctaacagtgtatttatctaaaatgcccaTCAAACATCCAAGGCTGAACAAAActacacctgtctcctaggtcagatggatagctttatttcttttgcaATTTAGGGTgaaaccctcctttcttatataatcttactaatagacccctaacgtcttacctaaccacttctaggaatgtggACTGAGCACACAGATCCCCTTCTTGATAGACTAAAGATCATTAGCACTCGGTTGACCTCCTCCTTACCACTCCTTtcaggttgtaaaagaaagcctggtggtcactgcctgaggaaaattcttacctgcctttatgaccctatagcattcaagcctggtgaccttgctccaCCAGGGGATTGCTactgcttgggtttataactggatgcctgggagacttaggaggaaTGTGGAGAACTTAGAGATGGAGAacggagagggataaggaggattttgaccagagagaacgtgtggatgagatggaagatgaggaagagtcagatggggaagtactagctgggtaagaacaagatgaaaaggacctagatgaggcagaattaagatgagagaattaagatagaacttagagggagcaatagataaatatagagagaaatcaggcaagaaaggagctaggcacgagaacagaactgaagctgtgtataaaggatgttatgccagaggaattaaagtgAATGAACtgaagagctcagtgtgctgagattctatttcccgaaaatagtcctcgccgttagtagtttctctcctgagcccctgggatgtgtgatattaaggctggtccctctaatattatacaagaggagTCCCACTTTCTACATCACTTGTGGCAGGTGGTaggggacagacagagagacatagtTGGAGTTGAAGGTGGTCTGTTCTTATCACCATAGACCTGGGCACCACTGTTTTGTTCTCCTCTAGTTGCCATGGCTACTGAACAAAGTCCAGGATGGCATCAAGAATAAACAAGTGCTTCTAGCTTCTCCATCCTCATGGGCAGCAGCTGCTGGCTGCTGAGATGCTTCTCGGGGTTCATGTATGCTAAAGTATCACCTCCTCTATGCCTACACCCTTCAGGAAGCCTAGTGAGTACATCGCTGCCATCTTGGAACTTAGTGCTCTGGTGGCCAGAAGGCACCAGAAGCTGCATCTGCACGTGGACCTGTTCTATCACCTCACCCGGGACGGGATGCGCTTCCGGAAGGCCTGCCGCCTAGTGCATGACTTCACTGATGCCGTCATCCAGGAGCGGCGCAGCACCCTCCCCGATCAGGTCGATGATGATGTCCtcaaggccaaggccaaggccaagACTTTGGACTTCATTGACGTGCTGCTGCTGAGTAAGGTGTGTTCCTTAAGGGGAGTGGAGGGCCGGGCCTGGCATGACAAAGTGACGTCACAGAGTGAGAATGCTCTGCCCTTCCTGTGTCCTGgaccccatgcaggctccactcATCACTGGAACCTGGCCATGAGCCCTTCACCACCAGGCCAGCTAAGGTGTCTAGAACCCTGCATGGGTATCTGCATCCTTTGAGCCAGCTCAGACCAGGGAGGGGCTCTGAGCACTGGGAGGCTGTTCTTGACTTTCCAACTATGGGTCTGAATGTTTGCACATAACCTGTacagagggtgggaaggagacCCTGAATACGGGCCATGCCaactctccccatccccatttaTCAGGCCCAGATCCTACTCATCACCCCAGGCCCCTGGACTTACATGGGCCTGGCTGGGGACCTTTGAGTTTTAGAAGTTAGTGTCTTTGAGCAGCAGGCACATCTTCCTATGGCTATGCTCAGCAGCCTGGTGCCCAGGGGCAGAACAGTCCATTCCACAATAAAGCGCTAGGACAATGGCaaagctcccagctcccaggtcCTCTTAGTGGCCAATGCAATACTTTACCTGTGTATGGaacatcaaaaaaacaaaacaaaacaaaaaacacttgtgTTCCCTTGTGGTGTAGGAGGgtctgtgctcatgtgtgcatgatcatgcagaggacagagctggcactgagtgtcttccttaatcactcttcatcttgcttcattttattatttttttccttttttttttttttccgagacagggtttctctgtgtagctttgcgcctttcctggaacccacttggtagcccaggctggcctcgaactcagagatctgcctgcctctgcctcctgagtgctgggattaaaggcatgcaccaccac
It includes:
- the LOC102910393 gene encoding cytochrome P450 4F3 isoform X2; protein product: MLQLSLSWLGLGPATASLWLFLPLAGASCLLAYLLSQAYAVYEISHRLRCFPQPPKRNWLLGHLGLIQSSEEGLLYVQSLVRTFRDVCCWWVGPWQPVIRIFHPAFIKPVLLAPASVAPKDTVFYSFLKPWLGDSLLMSAGDKWSRHRRMLTPAFHFNILKPYVKIFNASTNIMHAKWQRLASKGSARLDMFEHISLMTLDSLQKCVFSFNSNCQEKPSEYIAAILELSALVARRHQKLHLHVDLFYHLTRDGMRFRKACRLVHDFTDAVIQERRSTLPDQVDDDVLKAKAKAKTLDFIDVLLLSKDEHGKALSDEDIRAEADTFMFGGHDTTASGLSWILYNLARHPEYQDRCRQEVRDLLRGREPEEMEWDDLAQLPFLTMCIKESLRLHPPVMAISRCCSQDTVLPDGRVIPKGVICRISIFGTHHNPAVWPDPEVLSLNSPVLWAGVLEVKARAAQSGLDLTL